GGAAATTATGGCAATGCTGCTGTGTGGATGTCACTCATCATTGGCCAGCCTGTTGCTGTCTTGATGTATGTCCATGACTACTACATTATTCATCATGTCACCACCACATAGTACTGGATAGATGCACATGTCAACCTACACATGACAAGTTTGCATGATCAGCCAATGAGTGAAAAAGTTAAGGTAACAATGGAAAGCTAGTAACAAGCTTTCAATAAAGCACTGGAAAGTTATCTTGGTttggttttggggttttttcaGTAGACCACAGGCGCTAGAAAATTATTCTGACATGAGAAGGGCTTCTGAAATACCTTTTTGTATTGAGAAATCATCTTGATCTACCATCACCACCAGCCCTTATTGGATGGAAACGAAAACAAgtgctttatttcaaaatgctgAAAGACAGTTTAGCAAAACCAAAGCAAATGGTTGGTTTTCCAGAGTTACTTAGAATGGTGGTTGATGATCTATTACTTCATACAGAGGTTAGGTGCCGTAAATAAAACTGACCTGCTTAAGCTTTAACAGTCTTTACtacattgaaaacatttaattgcaTTCAAAAGTAGAACCACAGCTTGCGCCCAAGTCCTCCTCAAGTTTTGGAAAATGCACACAAGTATCTGTGCAACAAATGTGGACAGGTTAACAGGCTCCAGCCTTCAGAGAGCtaatatgaaaatgttgtttgtatATTATTGGCTGGGATGtccctcttgttttcaaagGCAAGAAAGACATTTTGGAGCCAATTCTTTTCAACAAGCTAAGACTTAAAGATTTTGTAGCCAAATTTGTCCACAATGACAGTTTTTACATGTATTGTCTGTGTATATCCTGTGTCCTGTAGAAAGGGGAGAGGGATGGTTTTTGTTACTGTACTGGTAGCTCTCCACCATCATCAGTTAATGCAACACATCTATTGTCTgccttggcttttttttttttttttttttttagggggaGGGGTTTCCTTTTTTGTTCAGAGGGacttatgtttattttatacattgtaTAATTTTAATGTTGAGATATATATTATGCCAACTTGAAATTATTAAGTGTATTTTGCGTTAAATCGATAATTTAATGTCATTTGATTTACCGATCTAAAACAATGAATGTATTTTGCACTTTAAAGATCTGCACAATGTTGGCTAAAGCAATAGATTTCTGTATGAATGAATTGTTTGATTTGTATCACTTGTGTAAGGAAAATAATTTGTtggaataatttgtatgttctcccatttgcttgttgacatttttgttgtgtatgATGGCCTCAGTTTCATTTTGTGGAAAAGAGCTGCAGTGGTGGCCTTTTCACACCAGATGATTTTCAGTATTTAGATCAGTTTTCTAACACTGTTGCCAATATACTGATACTCAAGTTATTATCGTTTGTCTTGTTTTCAAACTTTTACCCATATTTTGTCTATATTGATCAAATTTCAGGGAAAACACACATCTCATACCTTGCAGTGGAACTACTGCTGCAAAAATACACTTACcctcaaaatataaaacaatttatacacgctttattttttgtgtgtgcagttaaAAAGCTAAACTCAAAGCTTGAACTAAATTCTATATCAGTGCACAATTGGCAGCTTCAGTATCTTTGACTGACAtaattttcataaatgtaaagtgtacgtactgtgctttttttaaactaaatttgCAAATTCATTGCAAAGTCTGGGAAGCTTCATCACAACATGCACGATTTACTGCATTCCTGTTGGCCGacttgaaagacaaaaacactaaacagtaaaaatgcaGCTTAATATTATGAAAATGTTGCATCGTATTTTACTTTCCTGAAGCCCAGCACTTCCTGTGACTATTACTTACTGCACTAATTCAGAATCTGCTTCTAACATGCTGATTTAAGTTGAGTTTTGGTGATTTTTAACATGCAACCTATAGTAAAATGAGAAATTCAAAGTGTCAAAGCACACACAGCTTGTTTTGGGAATACAAGAACATTTCTCTATATGTGGTGTTTGACAAAGATTGTTGATACTGTATAAATCCACTTTGGgtctatttgtttatttttttatataaactgtAGCACTGTCTCCAAACTCCTAAGTTACAgtgactgtttgttttttgtttgtttatttacaggTATCAGCACATTTAAGATGGCAGCTGTAGAATCTGTGATATTAATGTGGAAAGCTGCAATAACAGATTGCTccataaaacaactttattgtggAGGAAGCAACACAACACTTAGTtccaaaatcatatttttacagTCTCTTAAAGATCTTCATGCCTACATACAAAAACTCCTTCAGCTAAACTCTTCTTTCATCAGGTCCCAGGCAACAGTATAAAGTGAGCTCTATTGCTGCAAGAACCAAAGAAACCAAAATGTCAGACAATCTTAAACCTGCAAAACTCTTGCAAAATAGCTGTATTTCTTGTAGAGTGTGACCAAGTTTCGTGTGTGTCTCACCTTGCCCTTCTGGTTTTGGACAGGCAGGTAGAGTTTAAACTCTGCTGGGAGCTCGTCTTCAGAGTACAGTCTGTCTGAGAAATACACCCTCCTTATACGACAGTTAGCATGGATCTGTAAAGAAAGCCTAAAGTGAGCATAAACCCCTGAGAAGAAGAGGACAGTGAAGCATCTGAATTTGGAAGCTGCCTCTTAGACTCTCATTTATGTGCAAACCTGACTTTTAGACTTGTTTATGTACTAACCTGCACACGCAGCGTCTCAATGTAATTCGTTCCATAGGCCCTCCTGGTGAAGTCTGACAAGTTGAACTGAATCTGGTTCCAACCATCATCAAGCCTCATTGGCATGGTGCATATGAATGGCTTCACTCGCGTCGTGCTCTGGTAGTTACTTGCCCGAAACCGCCGCCTAACATTTTTATCATCCAACACCTGAAAGTCAAAGAGGGAAGTAGTTTTTGGTTTAttatacacataaataaaatttcacAAGCCATTTCAAAAACATTAGGAGTGCCTTCCTCACCTGGACTTCAAAGGTGAAATACTTCTTGAGGTTCTTAATGATCATCACCAGAAAAGGAAGCTTGATTCCCAGTGTCTTTTTGGGGTCAGCAGGACATGTTATATATGTGGTGCTAAACGGGTAAAGAGGAAATAAGCACATTGAGTTAACGTATATTAAAGATGATAATACAAAAAGCTTGGATGAGTAACCACATAATAATCACCTGACGTTTGTTCCTTCAACCTCCAACACCAATGAATGTATGTCGTTGTCTGTGATTCTCTTGATGTGACCGTTCCTTACCTGTGAAAAcataattgtttaaatatacaaaatattagGTTACAGAAATTAACatgttatttagcattttattttaacaggaGAGGATTGATCCCATTCGTCAAAATGGCAGATGCGTTAAACATCGCAGGTAGCCGCACTTGATACAACATTAGTCAGCTGTGTAAACCAAATTACAACAGAgattattgttttaatgcaataaaattTTACGCTCAAGACAACCAGTTAGCTTTAGCACAACTATCCAAGGACACAAGGTTAGTTCCATAGCATTTATCCAGAACGGCTGCTTACCTTTTTCTCCCATATCTGAAGAGGTTTGCTGCCAATGCTGtataaaatggacaaaaatccgctttgaaatgtgtttttaaacatcataaaaatgttcttctaTGTTTAACCCACTGCTGTTTTGCACACGTGTGAGTTTAAACTGTTACTAACAAGCTTTACGTTTGTTTACAGATTTTTGTTTACGTTCCCAACGCTACCGCTTCCGCGGCGTTCCGTGGTGTATCATTTACACTGTTCCGCTACCGGAAATTTAAAGAGTTCCACATCAGAACTTACAAATCGATTTTTTGAATCTGTTAAATATATCTGGCGTTAATACCGAACACGCAACTCCTAGAGACTTGTACAAAAGAAAGGGAACGGCGGTCACTTCTTCATTATTTTGGTGTTGCTTGGGAACGGAATCGCTTGGACTTGTTCATACCGGCTGTTAAATGTTGACGTATCTCGTTTGCCGTGACAACGGAAAGTTGGACAAAAATAGCAGTTCATTTAAAATTgagtttattaattaaaaacttaATATTATATAGTGTAAATAGTCAAAGAACTCTTATTGATATCATAATTTTGAACgacaatgttttctttaaaaaaaactatgctcACTCTGATTTTCACCCTAATCTGGTGTCAAATAATCGGGATGATTTGAGGTTAGTCAAACAGACCAAGCAATATAACCAAAGGCACATTTAGAAGAGCATGTGGACATATTTTATACCCCGAGTAAGATCGTTAGACACAACCTAATTCTCCAGATAAGTGTAACtatgaaacattttcaaataaataggCCTATTTGCTTTTATGGAATAGAAACTACAAAAACTACACAGCATAAATTAGTATAAGTTGCTTCTGCTCAAAATTAATAACTCTGTGAACACATCCCTGCTTGTAGTAAGTAATGGTAATGCAGGGCCAACAGCATGAAATAGAAAGCTGCAGATAAGCAAGAAAGGTaccattattatattttagtcATTAGAAAACTCCTCCACTCCCACCGAgaatattttctaattaattttgTAGGCAGTGCATTTCATGTAGTAAGTTGActtcaaatgtaaaatggttGGAGTGCCATTTCccaaatgtaataataatagcaaCTGTCTAGAAATAGATTTCCCCCCAACACAGCCATATTTCTGCTCTCTTTTAGCCACTTAATCCCACAAAGTTGTCCatccttcctctctgtctgtcagcaCTTTAAATAAGCCAGGCTGATGGAAACCTGGTttcaaaatatttgaacaaGCTGAGAAACACTTGATCAAATGTTAGCACTTACAATGTACAATGACATCACTAACAGCACAATATAAATCAAAAGtttcctctttgtttctcaAGAAATGACGCTGAGCTAATGTGGGCTTGCTTCTTGCCAAATAGTATACAGTCAAGTAATAGGTTTGCATCTCCTTATgctgaaatggaaaaatgaaataaaacctacataatattttcaaaatatattcaatatGTAAAATCAACTGTCCAAT
The nucleotide sequence above comes from Channa argus isolate prfri chromosome 1, Channa argus male v1.0, whole genome shotgun sequence. Encoded proteins:
- the cfap20 gene encoding cilia- and flagella-associated protein 20, which encodes MMFKNTFQSGFLSILYSIGSKPLQIWEKKVRNGHIKRITDNDIHSLVLEVEGTNVSTTYITCPADPKKTLGIKLPFLVMIIKNLKKYFTFEVQVLDDKNVRRRFRASNYQSTTRVKPFICTMPMRLDDGWNQIQFNLSDFTRRAYGTNYIETLRVQIHANCRIRRVYFSDRLYSEDELPAEFKLYLPVQNQKGKQ